Below is a genomic region from Strongyloides ratti genome assembly S_ratti_ED321, scaffold srae_scaffold0000002.
tttGATAAAATCACTTTAAAtacttaattattatatttttcctataaatatttttatgaatgtATTAATATCTTCATATATCTATAATTATAGACAAGtgattttaaaagttttattttattgtaaaatattattaaaatgttattaaaaacaagTTTATAAGAATGTATACTAAAAACAgtttagataattttttgacaatgaccattatattataaaactaGCTATGCCTTAGTAATACCAattcaattaataatatataaaaaaaaatacatttatataaaatatataatatagtaGTAATATATGttgaaatgataaaataaaaaaaaaaagaatttttttttttgttgcaAAAAAGTagactaatttttttataatatatcatttatatattataaattttgaaggtaCGAAAAATGACAATATGAACTTTGGCGGATTTCTTAAACAACAAGCTATTTTACCATTTCAACTTAGCTTTCTGGGTCAGTAATGACATGACCTGATTATTGGCAACTACAGAACAtcattcattttaaaaatccaGCCCAGGTACCAGACGCTTCACCTTGacaatattagaaaatataatagaaaattatttaaatttggtGCGTGTTaacacattttattttattatcgcAGGTGGAATGATAAAAGAGAATATTTAGAGTTACattaactatatatatatattatatatatataataatgatagcTCCtataagaaattatttaaaaaggcTAAATGATTTTGGTAAAATATATGGGTGAAGAAGGTCGGCAGGTACTTTATATAATGAATGTAGTatgaaaaagtaaataatgtCCTCCAAAAAGTTATCCTCATTGGAGGTTGCAAGGAAGTTGAAAGCGTGTCACCGGGACAAGGACAAGAAAAGGATATACTTTTGGGATGGACTGtctgaaaaatatatacatgtaTGGGCAATTGAACTCAACAATTAGCAGCTAATTACCTTAcacatatataattttaaagtatttatataatttttttttttatcaattgtatatattaataaacaataatataactgctatataattattttattatatctttaattttaaaaaatgtttattgtaaaaataaatataaagagatatattatttttaagtagtATTATTTGatctatatttatttattggaaaaagagataatatattataaataaaataaaaaaaaaataatttgttggTAAATGTCAtgtctttttataatatataatataagaaatatatatataaaataaattaccaATGTTTTAGAAGTcaaataaagaataataattattatttcttattcaatataaataataataaataattttttttttaatattataaaaaaaaaatattctttttttcttaaataaaaaagataataataattagtattaagtataaattttttaaagtagaataaattagaataaaactttttaaattgcTACCGAATTGAATAGACTATAGCTAAAATATATCGagtaaaagtaaaatagACAGGAGAAAAATATATGCTGGAACAGCTGGAAGTTGACTGGAATAGCCTGGCACGGAAAGCACCACGACAGATGCAAGGAATAAGTGATCTGGCATAAAAGAGCCATGGATaatgaatattaatttaaaagtaaatgttacagaaatatatcttaaattattttaaaatttttgtgttaattaatttaaaaaatttattaacttaatatttaacaatattattaataaaattttattttaattaaaaaatcaaatgtttatatctttttttttcattaaatttgaataataaaGTAGTTTTtcatttagaaaaaaaaatttttttttttttgataatgtaaaatataacaaaataacaTAAGAAAACAACGGAacatgaaaataaaatatatatcgtCCTAAATGAAAACAagtttttagaaataataatattatctaaACTAGATACTAAATCTCATATCCCATATCATATTCATCcttcttatttatttttatacgcTTCAAAATACCAGCTGGCACTATATCTATTAGAACATGATGTAGGATGGTACAAAGGGCAAAGGTGTTGCGCGGTATTGTTTCATTTTGTGTTATCATTATAAGATTGTACTAAACTtgataaagtataaaataaaagaccGCGAGAGAAATTAAATGTGAACTATGTTGACCTTGGTGGAAGTATGTGCCTGAAACGATGTCTGGAAGTATACGGCATTTAACATCTACTAAtagcatttttaaatttttataaattttgtatttttaaatattttactattaaaattaagatgtaacattttttatattttactaaaaaaatattttttaaaaaatttaaaaaacttttaatattattaatattttttttatatttttataatattttaaaatatcaccTGTTAATATTAtccattttatataataatattataaatttcttttaattattactttgattaaaaaaaaaaagtttataaaatattttgtagaataataaataaatttaaatatttaatttagaaattttttttaaacttaccCTTCACAAGTATATATGCCATAATGAAGACCGGATGATTTATCACTACAAATAGCGCATACAAAAGTATTATGatcaatttcatttttaataatatatttttttgatgaatgaaaaatattacaattatcAGTTTTTTCAagacaattatttttactaaattgatataaattatcaatatcaATACCATAATGTTTTACCCAACCAAATTTCTTAATTGTTGACAAAATAATTGAATCATTGTaagtattttcttttattggTGATGatgaaacttttaatatagaTTTACTATTTTTCATATGTGATATTTTTTGATCCATCAAAAATGGTTGATATGatgaaaaagatttatatgataaaggatattttctaaaagaaataattactATAAGTGAGGaataattattgataataaaaatagataaatatatttattattaattaaaacatacaaattatgtaataaaaGATCAGCAGAATCAttcatttttgttaataatttatccTCCTTTACCTCTgtacaatttttttctttttttataaaaaaatcagaTAATTTTATGCATGAATTTGTAATAGAAGTTTCTTTGTCATCCATCAATGATGATGAAAAATtaggaagaaaaaaaaattttgatattgaATTTTCAAATTGCCTTTGtatagtattattattatcaataaaattttctaaattataattaacattttgtaatatattagaattttgtaaataataataatataatgctAATGCtgtattttgatttaaattattactataCTCTGATTGAAGagtattaaatgataatgatatattGTTAGACATAACAGAAAGTTCATAGTTTAATGCAGTACCATAATATCTAATTACAGGTAatctaattaaaaattgatttggatcattaaaattattatttatattagaattagtagagttaaaatttttatttaataaattttgtgtTGATAATGAATTTCTTGAATTAAGTTGTAAATAATTCATAGAGATCTATAACCAAAATATCATAAATTCCCCAGTaactataattaaaaaaagatttaaaaaaaaataatataaatataaaaaaaaataaaagctaaagtaaaaatttcttttttttttataaatttaagtaaaaaaaaaattattatatataatatttatgtatataaatttttattatataatatttttaaatttataagcaagatataaaattaattatataaaagaactAAATATTTATCCTGATATATCCAGAGGAAGGTCAAGAAAACGTAACTAATCtcaaagataaattttaagttGTTTAATGttaacaattatataaaaattcattattcattatcattacataatgattttatttagCAGTACAGTAACTTTTCTATCGTTGAATCCTAGTTTCAACGAACTTTTGATATCGTGAAAAGTAAAATTAGGTTATCAAGGTACTTTATTATAGGGCAAGGCGTTATCAAAGGTGACATCTAAAAATGTGTCTATggcaatatttttaatgacaTAAATGTAATCTGTaaggtaaaaatttttatataaaatttattaatattatataactaaAAAGAAAGAGACAatctataattaatttttcataacaaaagatatttataaaatgttataataaactttcatatttattgataaaatataagattgttttatttttattttcatgtaaatttaatttttaatgtttcaaatacatttttataaaaaattttttaaaatttttcttaaatatatatgtatatttattaaataaataaattataaataacataaataaagCTTCTACTTGATTAACTATTATCTAAAggtctaaattttttttatcttttaaataggTTATTAGGGTACCAGGTCGAATTTAAATGTCAAATAAAACCTCCGTTATCCctctatttcttttttttttaatatcaataaatcaaagattatttatataatgtaaatttattaattaattatgtatgttttgataaaatatggCTATGCTATTATTgcaatatatatacatatattttaacagaaatttaatttaaatatgataaataataaaggtataaaaaatgaaattgtttatgtattaaaataaaaactgacaagaaattattttaatatgaaaatttataataaattttttttttttttataaatacgtatgtggtaaaatttattaaaaaaaaaaataataaaaaaatataatatccTTTCTATAAACGATATTTTTAAtgcatatttaaataatattttatgtaataacaatagaaaaaaaaataaaagttaattttcctaataaagattttattaatactaatttttttttaataaaaatgttaagatatataaaaaaaaagtatatctTTCTTAagtaaaacattaaattttaaattacattttcaaattttgatATTGTAGGAAAAGTTAACTGAGATGTTCCAGAATTTGGTGgaataattgataataattgtaatCTGGGATTAGTTGTATTACCATTTCTTGATGCTGCTGCAAGTGTATCAATTAAGTAACAACTTAATTTCATCCATGCTCTTACTGTTTCTTTATGTTCTTTTCCTGATAAAATCCATTGTTTTATGGAACTTATCAATGCCTCTCCAAATGCATCCCAATGTGCGGTTGTTATGGCAAAACCAGCATGCCCACTTCCAATCACAGTAAGCCAAGGATATAATGCTTTATCTAATTCATTTAATGAATCAACAGTACATTGAAGCATATCACCAAAATATCTAAAATGCCTCTCAACACAATTGTTATCTGatgacaaaaaattttttaattctggacatttttggtaaattttttgataaataattttaccaaTATTTTGTTTAGGGACACGCCGCCACGattttctataataaaaaaaaatattaaatataatatacggtaaataatattttatttaaaaaaaaagaactttgttctttatttctttctaatattatttaccTGATTAATGCTTGTTGTTCGTGACTTAAATTACACACCATCTTTGTAATAAATTGTGCCGGAGATGCTGATCTACATCTTCTAAGTTGTTGAGAAGCATACAAACTCTCCTTTTCATTGGCTGACATTTTATTTGGACAAGTTTGATTTTCACTATTATGAAGATTATTAGTTGAGTGAAAATTTTGTGAAAATGGCATTAAAAAGGAAGATGCAGataatttcttaaaataaaaaagtattattactataaatattaggtatttttatattaaaataaaaatatttttgacaaaaaaataaataaatgttaattaaaaaatgtactaaagtttagttaaataattgtaattaacttatatatttttcatatttaataaataatttaagataaaaaaaaaaacttacatgTCTTGTAGGTGTAGATAACTTTTTATGTGCATTAAAAGAATTAGGTGTAGATTTCTTTCTTGAGTTTGTTATTGTACTTTCTTCATTATCATTcaaattaatataacaattgTTAGGTTGATGATTAACAGGTAAAACTAAAGATCCTTTTTTTGGacaatattctttaaaagcATTAGTTTCCTTGGGACAATTCATTTGAACaccttattttttttattaaaattagtttttaaaaaaaattaaaatgtactaaaaaatattttttagttatataattaaacttcaatttttttttaaaaatagaaaattataaaaatgatatttatatatacatatataacatataaataaaaataaaagtgttttggtaaaaaaaaaattgctatTAATCTAAGgtgtatttaaaatttaaatatcaaagCTATAATTagaaagtataaaaaaagttttaactttattttacactttaatatatttaatgtatgatattttttt
It encodes:
- a CDS encoding Globin family and Globin-like domain and Globin,structural domain-containing protein; the encoded protein is MNCPKETNAFKEYCPKKGSLVLPVNHQPNNCYINLNDNEESTITNSRKKSTPNSFNAHKKLSTPTRHKLSASSFLMPFSQNFHSTNNLHNSENQTCPNKMSANEKESLYASQQLRRCRSASPAQFITKMVCNLSHEQQALIRKSWRRVPKQNIGKIIYQKIYQKCPELKNFLSSDNNCVERHFRYFGDMLQCTVDSLNELDKALYPWLTVIGSGHAGFAITTAHWDAFGEALISSIKQWILSGKEHKETVRAWMKLSCYLIDTLAAASRNGNTTNPRLQLLSIIPPNSGTSQLTFPTISKFENVI